From a region of the Herpetosiphonaceae bacterium genome:
- a CDS encoding glycosyltransferase, translating to MRILSILTYYYPHWTGLTQHAVRVAEELAARGHTVTVLTAQYAADLATEETINGVRVLRLPTLGRLSRGMIMPQFPMAAAREIAAHDVVHMHTPMFESALVAALCRALSTPLLMTHHGDLVMPAGPFNQFTQKAVTELMNIGGRLANRVSTYSHDYAAHSRFLQQFADKLVAIYPPITIPAPQPEAVAAWRSELGLNGRPLVGFAGRFVEEKGFDFLLDAIPLIKAQIPGVHFVFAGETNVAYEKFYERLAPQIEQHRDDITLLGLLRDPQQLANFYAMCDVFTLPSRTDCFAIVQVEALLSGTPLVTSNIPGARVVVQETSMGLLVAPRDPQALAEGLIEVLTHPEAYRPDTSSVQAIFNLRRTVDQYEACMQELITNEHGQRQPGLSDDDRRKLEVLLRNEADMAFRRRAFRLLEWLELRDGERVFDCGCGMGFYLMALGELRSLRLVGLDGDVERLHWAQREEVPAALLNGNILRLPFPDATFDKVLMSEVLEHIDDDRGALQELYRVLKPGGILALSVPHARYPFWWDPINHIWIALGGQPIRSGPIAGIWSNHERLYEPEVLVQRFRDAGFEIEIAEEATHYSFPLIHFLVYGIGKPLIEHNLLPSTLRKSADRFSGAQNSGSLLNPINLGLAIFRLIDRLNDTPRVARKRTFVNVLVKARKPDQP from the coding sequence ATGCGTATTCTCTCGATTTTAACCTATTACTACCCCCACTGGACCGGCCTGACACAGCACGCGGTGCGTGTCGCGGAAGAGCTGGCAGCGCGGGGCCATACGGTGACGGTGCTGACGGCACAGTATGCCGCTGATCTTGCGACCGAGGAAACGATTAACGGCGTGCGCGTGCTGCGCCTGCCGACGCTGGGCCGTCTCAGCCGGGGCATGATCATGCCGCAGTTTCCGATGGCCGCAGCCAGGGAGATCGCCGCGCATGATGTCGTGCATATGCACACGCCGATGTTCGAGTCGGCGCTGGTGGCGGCGCTCTGCCGCGCGCTGAGCACGCCGCTGCTGATGACGCATCACGGCGATCTGGTCATGCCCGCCGGGCCGTTCAACCAGTTCACGCAGAAGGCTGTCACCGAGCTGATGAACATCGGCGGGCGGCTGGCGAATCGCGTCAGCACCTACAGCCACGACTACGCCGCGCACTCGCGCTTCTTGCAGCAGTTTGCCGACAAGCTTGTTGCGATCTACCCGCCGATCACGATCCCCGCGCCACAGCCAGAGGCCGTTGCAGCCTGGCGATCGGAGCTTGGCCTGAACGGCAGGCCGCTGGTCGGCTTTGCCGGGCGCTTCGTCGAGGAAAAAGGCTTCGACTTCTTGCTCGACGCGATCCCGCTGATCAAAGCGCAGATCCCAGGGGTCCATTTTGTGTTCGCGGGCGAAACCAACGTAGCCTACGAGAAGTTCTACGAGCGTCTCGCGCCGCAGATCGAGCAGCACCGCGACGACATCACGCTGCTGGGCCTGCTGCGCGATCCGCAGCAGCTTGCCAACTTCTACGCCATGTGCGACGTGTTTACGCTGCCGTCGCGCACCGATTGCTTTGCGATCGTGCAGGTCGAGGCGCTGCTGAGCGGCACGCCCCTGGTTACGTCCAACATTCCGGGCGCGCGCGTGGTGGTGCAGGAGACGAGCATGGGCCTGCTGGTCGCGCCGCGCGATCCGCAGGCGCTGGCGGAGGGCCTGATCGAGGTGCTGACGCATCCTGAGGCGTACCGCCCCGACACAAGCTCGGTACAGGCGATCTTCAATCTACGACGGACGGTTGATCAATACGAAGCATGTATGCAAGAGCTGATCACAAACGAGCACGGTCAACGGCAGCCTGGGCTGAGCGACGACGACCGGCGCAAGCTTGAGGTTCTGCTGCGCAACGAGGCCGATATGGCCTTCCGCCGCCGGGCGTTTCGTCTGCTGGAATGGCTTGAGCTGCGCGACGGCGAGCGCGTCTTCGACTGTGGCTGCGGCATGGGCTTTTACCTGATGGCGCTGGGCGAGCTGCGCAGCCTGCGGCTGGTGGGTCTGGACGGCGATGTCGAGCGGCTGCACTGGGCGCAGCGCGAGGAGGTTCCGGCGGCGCTGCTCAACGGCAACATCCTGCGCCTGCCCTTCCCCGACGCGACCTTCGATAAAGTATTGATGAGCGAAGTGCTTGAGCATATCGACGACGATCGCGGCGCGCTGCAAGAGCTGTACCGCGTGCTGAAGCCGGGCGGGATTCTGGCGCTGTCGGTGCCGCACGCGCGCTATCCCTTCTGGTGGGACCCGATTAACCATATCTGGATCGCGCTAGGCGGACAGCCGATCCGCAGCGGCCCGATCGCCGGCATCTGGTCGAACCACGAGCGGCTGTACGAGCCTGAGGTGCTTGTACAGCGCTTCCGCGACGCCGGTTTCGAGATCGAGATCGCCGAGGAGGCCACGCACTACAGCTTTCCGCTGATTCACTTCCTGGTCTACGGCATCGGCAAGCCCCTGATCGAGCACAACCTCCTCCCCTCCACGCTGCGCAAAAGTGCCGATCGTTTCTCAGGGGCGCAGAACAGCGGCAGCCTGCTCAACCCGATCAACCTCGGCCTGGCGATCTTCCGGCTGATCGATCGGCTGAACGACACGCCGCGCGTCGCGCGCAAACGAACCTTCGTGAACGTGCTGGTGAAAGCGCGCAAGCCGGACCAGCCATAA
- a CDS encoding glycosyltransferase family 39 protein, with product MRSPLSSPPPTFFTALQQRYIAFAPLVACGGLALLLVAQTQLQRQQLTIAVIGALGLGCAAWLLALCMASPAPDHLGAIVEQRPMARWYLLSIAALLALLAWLESGGGTYTLINVGAWTVAVAAWCRAWWPVTPADERQERPTGRSRLVVWLALGAILAVGALFRFYRLSEVPADPTSDHAEKLLDILNLVNGQRPIFFPRNTGREPGQFYLTYGLMRLFDLPLAFETLKLGTALIGLLAIPAVFLLAREVAGTTAGLLAAALFAISKWVVNIARMGLRFPYGPLPTAIVLWLLLRYLRRGDRRDALWCGLAIGLGLHGYISFRIVPLLVPLLLGLALLTDRRWREQWRRLVIDGALIAATALLSCLPLARYTVQHPDQVWYRVATRAAGAERELGAGEDLLTTFARNTWKALLAFNWHGDSTVVNAVQYDPFLDPVSGAALLAGLLLIGYQIAVRRAPRFGALVVALPVLLLPSTLNLAFPIENPSANRLGTVAPLIFTIAALPLAHIAGLLWTNAPSGSRTYHALRRAAAIGLLGGGLALATQHNYVRYFYDYDRQYRASVQNTHEIARHLREVQASQGIALDQTYLLAFPHWLDGRNLALVLGDLNWQTKHDLPAEVALPRRSKDQPLLFVLHPDDLARRQELQAAYPEGSYRVVAAAPPAKNFAIYVVPGR from the coding sequence ATGCGCAGCCCGCTCTCATCGCCGCCCCCCACGTTCTTTACGGCATTACAGCAGCGTTACATCGCATTCGCGCCGCTCGTGGCGTGCGGCGGCCTGGCGCTGCTGCTCGTCGCGCAAACTCAGCTTCAGCGCCAACAGCTCACGATCGCCGTGATCGGCGCGCTGGGCCTGGGCTGCGCCGCGTGGCTGCTGGCGCTCTGCATGGCGTCGCCCGCGCCCGACCACCTGGGGGCGATCGTGGAGCAGCGACCGATGGCGCGCTGGTATCTGCTGAGCATCGCTGCGCTGCTGGCGCTGCTGGCCTGGCTCGAAAGCGGTGGCGGCACCTACACCCTGATCAACGTCGGCGCGTGGACGGTGGCGGTGGCAGCCTGGTGCCGCGCGTGGTGGCCCGTCACGCCCGCCGACGAGCGGCAGGAGCGACCGACAGGACGATCGCGGCTGGTAGTCTGGCTGGCACTGGGCGCGATTCTGGCGGTCGGCGCGCTCTTTCGCTTCTACCGCCTCTCGGAGGTGCCCGCCGATCCGACCAGCGATCACGCCGAGAAGCTGCTCGACATCCTCAATCTGGTCAACGGCCAGCGTCCGATCTTCTTTCCGCGCAACACAGGGCGCGAGCCGGGCCAGTTTTATCTGACCTATGGCCTGATGCGGCTGTTCGATCTGCCGCTGGCCTTCGAGACGCTCAAGCTCGGCACGGCGCTGATCGGCCTGCTGGCGATCCCGGCGGTCTTTCTGCTGGCGCGCGAGGTGGCGGGCACGACCGCCGGGCTGCTCGCGGCGGCGCTCTTCGCGATCTCGAAGTGGGTGGTCAACATCGCGCGCATGGGCCTGCGCTTTCCCTACGGCCCGCTGCCGACGGCGATCGTGCTGTGGCTGCTGCTGCGCTACCTGCGGCGCGGCGATCGGCGGGACGCGCTGTGGTGCGGGCTGGCGATCGGGCTGGGGCTGCACGGCTACATCTCGTTTCGGATCGTGCCGCTGCTGGTGCCGCTGCTGCTTGGGCTGGCGCTGCTGACCGATCGGCGCTGGCGTGAGCAGTGGCGCAGGCTGGTGATCGATGGCGCGCTGATCGCCGCAACAGCGCTGCTGAGCTGTCTGCCGCTGGCCCGCTACACCGTGCAGCATCCCGATCAGGTCTGGTATCGTGTTGCGACGCGCGCCGCCGGAGCCGAGCGCGAGCTGGGAGCCGGAGAGGATCTGCTCACAACCTTCGCGCGCAACACCTGGAAGGCGCTGCTGGCCTTCAACTGGCACGGCGATAGCACCGTGGTCAATGCGGTGCAGTACGATCCCTTTCTCGATCCCGTGAGCGGCGCGGCGCTGCTGGCGGGTCTGCTGCTCATAGGCTATCAGATCGCGGTGCGACGCGCCCCACGCTTCGGCGCGCTGGTGGTCGCGCTGCCGGTGCTGCTGCTGCCATCGACGCTGAATCTGGCTTTTCCGATCGAGAATCCGAGCGCGAATCGCCTGGGCACCGTCGCGCCGCTGATCTTTACGATCGCCGCGCTGCCGCTGGCCCACATCGCGGGGCTGCTCTGGACGAACGCGCCGAGCGGATCGAGGACCTATCACGCGCTGCGTCGGGCGGCGGCGATCGGGCTGCTGGGCGGCGGTCTGGCGCTGGCGACGCAGCATAACTACGTGCGCTACTTCTACGATTACGACCGGCAATATCGCGCATCCGTCCAGAACACGCACGAGATCGCGCGGCATCTGCGGGAGGTCCAGGCGTCGCAGGGCATCGCGCTCGACCAGACCTATCTGCTGGCGTTTCCGCACTGGCTCGACGGGCGCAACCTGGCGCTCGTGCTCGGCGATCTCAACTGGCAGACCAAGCACGATCTGCCCGCTGAGGTCGCGCTGCCACGGCGCAGCAAAGACCAGCCGCTGCTGTTCGTGCTGCACCCCGACGATCTGGCCCGCCGACAGGAGTTGCAAGCGGCCTACCCGGAGGGCAGCTATCGTGTGGTCGCGGCAGCGCCGCCCGCCAAGAATTTCGCAATCTACGTCGTGCCGGGACGGTGA